A single genomic interval of Burkholderia cepacia ATCC 25416 harbors:
- the recO gene encoding DNA repair protein RecO, with product MGTNDALTSTEDAVTAGANDAPLPAPPEPPRKARRATSRTSDFRVAEQPAFVLHSYPYRETSLIVDVLTRDHGRLALVAKGAKRPHSALRGVLQTFQPLLLSWSGKSEVRTLTGAEWVGGMLPLGGDGLLCGFYANELLVKFCAREDPQPPLFNHYVLTLTRLAHGEPAVQVLRSFERVLLRETGYAMALNRTVARRAVEPDRRYVFDPERGVRNADDEVPSHWPVISGQTLLDMEQDDYHRAQTVAQSKTLMRFLLNTYLGGTPLATRQILIDLQNL from the coding sequence ATGGGTACGAATGACGCACTGACGTCGACCGAAGACGCGGTGACGGCCGGCGCGAACGACGCGCCGCTGCCGGCACCGCCCGAACCGCCGCGCAAGGCGCGGCGCGCGACGTCTCGCACGTCCGATTTCCGCGTCGCCGAGCAGCCGGCGTTCGTGCTGCACAGTTACCCGTATCGTGAAACGAGCCTGATCGTCGACGTGCTGACGCGCGATCACGGCAGGCTCGCGCTCGTCGCGAAGGGCGCGAAGCGCCCGCACTCCGCGCTGCGCGGTGTACTGCAGACTTTCCAGCCGCTGCTGCTGTCGTGGTCGGGCAAATCCGAGGTGCGCACGCTGACGGGCGCCGAGTGGGTCGGCGGGATGCTGCCGCTCGGCGGCGACGGGCTGCTGTGCGGCTTCTACGCGAACGAGCTGCTCGTGAAATTCTGCGCGCGCGAGGATCCTCAGCCGCCGCTCTTCAACCACTACGTGCTGACCCTCACGCGCCTTGCCCACGGCGAGCCCGCGGTGCAGGTACTGCGCTCGTTCGAGCGCGTGCTGTTGCGCGAGACCGGCTACGCGATGGCGCTGAACCGCACGGTCGCGCGCCGCGCGGTCGAGCCTGACCGCCGCTACGTGTTCGATCCCGAGCGCGGCGTGCGCAACGCGGACGACGAAGTTCCGTCGCACTGGCCGGTCATTTCCGGGCAGACGTTGCTCGACATGGAGCAGGACGATTACCATCGAGCCCAGACGGTTGCGCAAAGCAAGACGCTGATGCGCTTCCTGCTGAACACCTATCTCGGCGGTACGCCGCTTGCCACGCGTCAGATCCTGATCGACCTGCAAAACCTATGA
- the rnc gene encoding ribonuclease III, producing the protein MPLSQLESRLRYEFRNAELLRQALTHRSHSATHNERLEFLGDSVLNCAVAALLFQRFSKLDEGDLSRVRANLVKQQSLYEIAQALNISDGLRLGEGELRSGGFRRPSILADAFEAIIGAVFLDGGFEAAQGVIKRLYIPILDHIDPRTLGKDAKTLLQEYLQGHKIALPTYTVVATHGAAHNQQFEVECTVPKLDVKVSGSGASRRAAEQAAAKKALDEVMAAAPMLAAKPKRSKNARGSKHVEPEIVPGVKGVQEALDLRSPERKERAAAREARAAGAAPAATAATGNEPAAAPMAAIRAAHVDASAEKGERAAKPAVDKAAEKPAERPDKSAEKPAEAVPAARAADKPAAQAADPAPASAEKTSAGTDSASRTAARTRDTAAPDSETPPGGVSLAAAQARVADADH; encoded by the coding sequence ATGCCCCTATCCCAGTTGGAAAGCCGGCTGCGCTACGAATTTCGCAATGCGGAATTGTTGCGCCAGGCTTTGACCCATCGTAGTCACAGTGCCACGCACAACGAACGGCTCGAGTTTCTCGGCGATTCCGTTCTGAATTGCGCGGTGGCTGCCCTTTTGTTCCAGCGTTTCAGCAAGCTGGACGAAGGCGATCTGTCGCGCGTACGCGCCAACCTCGTCAAACAGCAGTCGCTGTACGAAATTGCTCAGGCCCTGAATATCTCGGACGGGCTGCGGCTCGGCGAGGGGGAGTTGCGCAGCGGCGGGTTCCGCCGCCCGTCGATCCTCGCGGACGCGTTCGAAGCCATCATCGGGGCGGTGTTCCTCGATGGCGGCTTCGAAGCCGCCCAAGGGGTCATCAAGCGCCTCTATATCCCGATTCTCGACCACATCGATCCGCGCACGCTCGGCAAGGACGCGAAGACGCTGCTGCAGGAATACCTGCAGGGGCACAAGATCGCGCTGCCGACCTACACGGTGGTCGCGACGCATGGTGCGGCGCACAATCAGCAATTCGAAGTCGAATGCACGGTGCCGAAGCTCGACGTAAAGGTGTCGGGCTCGGGTGCGAGCCGGCGCGCGGCCGAGCAGGCCGCCGCGAAGAAGGCGCTCGACGAGGTGATGGCGGCCGCGCCGATGCTGGCCGCCAAGCCGAAGCGCTCGAAAAACGCACGCGGGTCGAAGCATGTCGAACCCGAAATCGTGCCGGGCGTGAAGGGCGTGCAGGAAGCGCTCGACCTGCGCTCGCCGGAGCGCAAGGAACGCGCGGCGGCGCGCGAGGCGAGGGCGGCCGGTGCGGCGCCCGCGGCAACCGCGGCGACCGGTAATGAGCCGGCCGCGGCGCCGATGGCCGCGATTCGCGCGGCGCATGTCGACGCATCTGCCGAGAAGGGTGAGCGGGCGGCGAAGCCGGCGGTCGACAAGGCTGCTGAAAAGCCGGCCGAGCGACCCGACAAGTCCGCGGAGAAGCCCGCTGAAGCCGTGCCCGCCGCACGCGCAGCCGACAAGCCGGCTGCGCAGGCCGCCGATCCGGCCCCCGCGTCTGCCGAAAAGACTTCCGCCGGTACCGACTCCGCTTCGCGCACGGCTGCGCGCACGCGCGACACGGCGGCACCGGATTCCGAGACGCCGCCGGGCGGCGTGAGCCTCGCTGCCGCGCAGGCGCGCGTGGCCGATGCCGACCACTGA
- the pdxJ gene encoding pyridoxine 5'-phosphate synthase, with product MSFFLTTPTAIDLGVNIDHVATLRNARGTTYPDPIRAALAAEEAGADAITLHLREDRRHIVDADVRKLRPLLKTRMNLECAVTAEMLDIACEVRPHDACLVPEKREELTTEGGLDVAGRFEAVRAACKQLADVGVRVSLFIDPDETQIRAAHEAGAPVIELHTGRYAEAHDEAEQQREYERIVAGVQAGAQLGLKVNAGHGLHYTNVQQIAAIDGIVELNIGHAIVAHAIFSGWDNAVREMKAIMVAARVAALHGGAR from the coding sequence ATGAGCTTCTTCCTGACAACGCCCACCGCCATCGACCTCGGCGTGAACATCGACCACGTCGCGACGCTGCGCAATGCGCGCGGCACGACCTACCCCGATCCGATCCGCGCGGCGCTCGCCGCCGAGGAAGCCGGCGCCGACGCGATCACGCTGCATCTGCGCGAGGATCGTCGCCACATCGTCGATGCGGATGTGCGCAAGCTGCGCCCGCTGCTGAAGACGCGCATGAATCTCGAATGCGCGGTGACGGCCGAGATGCTCGATATCGCCTGCGAAGTGCGCCCGCACGACGCGTGCCTCGTGCCCGAAAAGCGCGAGGAACTGACGACCGAAGGCGGTCTCGATGTCGCCGGCCGCTTCGAGGCCGTGCGTGCGGCGTGCAAGCAGCTTGCCGACGTGGGCGTGCGCGTGTCGCTGTTCATCGACCCGGACGAGACGCAGATCCGTGCCGCGCACGAAGCAGGCGCGCCGGTGATCGAGCTGCATACGGGCCGTTATGCCGAAGCGCACGACGAAGCCGAGCAGCAGCGCGAATACGAGCGCATCGTCGCGGGCGTACAGGCCGGCGCGCAGCTTGGCCTGAAGGTCAATGCCGGTCACGGGCTGCACTACACGAACGTGCAGCAGATCGCCGCGATCGACGGCATCGTCGAGCTGAACATCGGCCATGCGATCGTCGCGCACGCGATTTTCTCGGGCTGGGACAATGCGGTGCGCGAAATGAAGGCGATCATGGTCGCCGCACGCGTTGCCGCGCTGCATGGCGGCGCGCGTTGA
- the lepB gene encoding signal peptidase I: protein MNFALILFVLVILTGVAWVLDKLVFLPQRRKAADSAIEEFDRQQSRIDKRFADENAVQTRSKLRDEKLRQPWWLEYTASFFPVILAVFVVRSFVVEPFKIPSGSMVPTLLVGDFILVNKFEYGLRLPVTNTKITQGSPLSRGDVVVFRYPKDESVDYIKRVIGLPGDTVAYQDKQLTINGQPVPETPLPDFFDDERQNYAKQFEETIGNKKNAILNNPAVPPFVMGAYDYPFRDNCTYNSRGVICKVPPGHYFMMGDNRDNSADSRYWGFVPDQNIVGRAFFIWMNFSDLKRIGSFN from the coding sequence ATGAATTTTGCGCTGATTCTTTTTGTGCTCGTCATCTTGACGGGCGTAGCGTGGGTGCTGGACAAACTGGTGTTCCTGCCGCAGCGACGCAAGGCGGCCGACTCGGCGATCGAGGAGTTCGATCGCCAGCAGTCGCGCATCGACAAGCGTTTCGCGGATGAAAACGCGGTGCAGACGCGTTCGAAGCTGCGCGACGAAAAGCTGCGCCAGCCATGGTGGCTCGAGTACACCGCGAGCTTCTTCCCGGTGATCCTGGCGGTGTTCGTCGTGCGTTCGTTCGTCGTCGAGCCGTTCAAGATTCCGTCGGGCTCGATGGTGCCGACGCTGCTCGTCGGCGACTTCATCCTCGTCAACAAGTTCGAATACGGGCTGCGCCTGCCGGTGACGAACACGAAGATCACGCAGGGCAGCCCGCTGTCGCGCGGCGACGTCGTCGTGTTCCGCTATCCGAAGGATGAGTCGGTCGACTACATCAAGCGCGTGATCGGCCTGCCGGGCGACACCGTCGCATATCAGGACAAGCAGCTCACGATCAACGGCCAGCCGGTGCCCGAAACGCCGCTGCCCGATTTCTTCGACGACGAGCGCCAGAATTACGCGAAGCAGTTCGAGGAAACGATCGGCAACAAGAAGAACGCGATCCTCAACAACCCGGCCGTGCCGCCGTTCGTGATGGGCGCATACGACTATCCGTTTCGCGACAACTGCACGTACAACAGCCGCGGCGTGATCTGCAAGGTGCCGCCCGGTCACTACTTCATGATGGGCGACAACCGCGACAACAGTGCGGACAGCCGCTACTGGGGTTTCGTGCCGGACCAGAACATCGTCGGCCGCGCGTTCTTCATCTGGATGAACTTCAGCGACCTCAAGCGCATCGGTTCCTTCAACTGA
- the era gene encoding GTPase Era, whose translation MNTPAPTGFRCGMIAIVGRPNVGKSTLMNALVGQKISITSRKAQTTRHRITGINTFDDAQFVFVDTPGFQTRHSTALNRSLNRAVTSTLTSVDVILFVIEAGRFGPDDQKVLDLIPPGMPTLLIANKIDRVTDKASLFPFMQQMSTLREFTELVPLSAQRPEDIKRLLDTIKPYLPEGEPIYGEDELTDRSSRFLAAEILREKVFRWTGDELPYTSTVLIDKFEEEGRLKRIFATILVERDSHKAMVIGKKGEKLKQISTEARMDMEKLFDGPVYLETFVKVKSGWADNEAGLRAYGYE comes from the coding sequence ATGAACACTCCCGCTCCTACCGGTTTCCGTTGCGGCATGATCGCGATCGTGGGCCGCCCGAACGTCGGCAAGTCGACGTTGATGAACGCACTCGTCGGCCAGAAGATCAGCATCACGTCGCGCAAGGCGCAGACGACCCGCCACCGCATCACCGGCATCAATACGTTCGACGACGCGCAATTCGTGTTCGTCGACACGCCGGGCTTCCAGACCCGCCACAGCACCGCGCTGAACCGTTCGCTGAACCGCGCGGTCACGTCGACGCTCACGTCGGTCGACGTGATCCTGTTCGTGATCGAGGCCGGCCGTTTCGGGCCCGACGACCAGAAGGTGCTCGACCTGATCCCGCCGGGCATGCCGACGCTGCTGATCGCGAACAAGATCGACCGCGTGACCGACAAGGCGTCGCTGTTCCCGTTCATGCAGCAGATGAGCACGCTGCGCGAATTCACCGAGCTCGTGCCGCTGTCGGCGCAGCGTCCGGAAGACATCAAGCGCCTGCTGGACACGATCAAGCCGTACCTGCCGGAAGGCGAGCCGATCTACGGCGAGGACGAGCTGACCGACCGCAGCTCGCGTTTCCTCGCCGCCGAAATCCTGCGCGAGAAGGTGTTCCGCTGGACCGGCGACGAACTGCCGTACACGAGCACCGTGCTGATCGACAAGTTCGAGGAGGAAGGGCGCCTGAAGCGCATCTTCGCGACGATCCTCGTCGAGCGCGATTCGCACAAGGCGATGGTGATCGGCAAGAAGGGCGAGAAGCTCAAGCAGATCAGCACCGAGGCGCGGATGGACATGGAGAAGCTGTTCGACGGCCCCGTGTACCTCGAGACCTTCGTGAAGGTGAAGAGCGGCTGGGCCGACAACGAGGCAGGGCTGCGCGCCTATGGGTACGAATGA